The following coding sequences are from one Nicotiana tabacum cultivar K326 chromosome 1, ASM71507v2, whole genome shotgun sequence window:
- the LOC107783141 gene encoding uncharacterized protein LOC107783141 codes for MEMLHQIQLNIPLMDALREMPVYAKMMKDLMSRKYDFQDLSTVTLTQTCSAVVTRSMAQKMSHPGSITISCTIGSYAFAKALCDLGANINMMPLAIYTKLGIGRARPTLMLLQLDDRTVKRPKKILDDVLVQVGRFVLPADFVILDCQVDEEIPIILGRPFLATGRALIDCETRELKMWFNNEEVIFNVQQSMRRPGEYYNCSLVEAVDKILHEMMRP; via the coding sequence atggagatgcttcatcaaattcaattgaatattcctcTGATGGATGCTTTGAGGGAGATGCCAGTCTATGCAAAGATGATGAAGGACCTAATGTCACGAAAATATGACTTTCAGGACCTATCCACAGTAACTCTGACACAGACCTGCAGTGCAGTAGTGACAAGATCCATGGCTCAAAAGATGTCTCATCCAGGTAGCATTACTATttcgtgcactattgggagttATGCCTTTGCAAAGGCATTATGTGACTTAGGAGCCAACATAAACATGATGCCTCTGGCCATATATACCAAACTgggcattggcagagctagaccgACTTTGATGCTTTTGCAACTGGATGACCGCACGGTTAAAAGGCCGAAAAAGattcttgatgatgtgttggtacaaGTGGGGAGGTTTGTACTCCCTGCGGACTTTGTTATTCTGGATTGCCAGGTAGATGAAGAGATACCTATCATTTTAGGGAGGCCATTCTTAGCCACTGGGAGAGCACTGATCGATTGTGaaactagggaattaaaaatgtGGTTTAACAATGAAGAAGTCATATTCAATGTTCAGCAATCCATGAGAAGACCCGGTGAATATTATAATTGCTCCCTGGTAGAGGCAGTGGATAAGATCCTGCACGAGATGATGAGGCCCTGA